Proteins co-encoded in one Mesorhizobium huakuii genomic window:
- a CDS encoding IS6 family transposase, with the protein MTRFSRDPLYRRHRFPAQVIAHAVWLYFRFPLSLRMVEDMLAARGVIVSHQTVRLWAEKFGRHFANDIRKRSAGKLGDKWYLDEVVITIGGKKHWLWRAVDQDGFVLDVLVQSRRNAKAAKRLMRKLLKGQGRSPRVMITDKLRSYGAAKREIMPGVEHRSHKGLNNRAENSHQPVRRRERIMKRFKSARHLQRFVSVHDPIANLFNVPRHDIPSTHHRELRATAMQAWRQIARLHAE; encoded by the coding sequence ATGACCAGATTTTCCCGTGATCCTCTTTATCGTCGCCACCGATTTCCGGCGCAGGTGATTGCCCATGCCGTTTGGCTCTATTTCCGGTTTCCGCTCAGCCTGCGGATGGTCGAGGATATGCTGGCAGCTCGTGGCGTCATCGTCTCTCACCAGACCGTGCGACTTTGGGCTGAGAAATTTGGCAGACACTTTGCCAATGATATCCGGAAGCGATCGGCCGGCAAGCTCGGCGACAAATGGTATCTCGATGAGGTTGTCATCACCATCGGTGGAAAGAAACACTGGCTTTGGCGCGCCGTTGATCAGGACGGGTTTGTTCTCGACGTGTTGGTGCAAAGCCGTCGCAATGCCAAGGCGGCAAAGCGCTTGATGCGAAAGCTTCTGAAAGGGCAAGGCCGTTCGCCGCGTGTGATGATCACCGACAAGCTTCGATCCTACGGTGCGGCGAAGCGGGAGATCATGCCAGGCGTCGAGCATCGCTCGCACAAGGGCCTGAACAATCGGGCGGAGAACTCTCATCAACCCGTCCGACGGCGGGAGAGGATCATGAAGCGCTTCAAGTCAGCGCGACATCTTCAGCGTTTCGTTTCCGTCCACGACCCGATCGCCAACCTCTTTAACGTTCCCCGCCACGATATTCCATCCACCCACCATCGAGAACTGCGAGCAACTGCCATGCAAGCATGGCGCCAAATCGCGCGCCTTCACGCCGAATGA
- a CDS encoding DUF2285 domain-containing protein, translating to MLSKPRLRALQRLNALSVGQHLPARLFPPERRGPRLTFVLRALDGSLAGASHRELAEALIGHRRVHADWRDPRDHMRDRIRRAVPHGRALMNGGYKEFLT from the coding sequence ATGCTTTCGAAGCCCCGCCTGAGGGCGCTCCAGCGCCTCAATGCTCTAAGTGTGGGTCAACATCTGCCTGCCCGCTTGTTTCCGCCGGAAAGACGCGGTCCCCGTCTAACCTTCGTTCTTCGTGCGCTCGACGGCTCACTTGCCGGGGCGTCACATCGCGAGCTCGCCGAAGCGCTGATTGGTCACCGGCGCGTCCATGCCGACTGGAGGGATCCTCGCGATCATATGCGCGACCGCATTCGCCGCGCCGTCCCGCATGGCCGCGCCCTCATGAACGGAGGGTACAAAGAGTTCCTCACTTGA
- a CDS encoding IS6 family transposase: MTVSAPTYKNHRYPIEIVARAVWLYFRFNLSLRDVEEMLLDRGIVVSYETIRRWCRKHGPDYARRIRRKAPTKDDVWHLDEVVVRINGQKCWLWRAVDQDGYVLDEIVQTRRNTKAARRLLTRLLKKQGLPPKRMITDKLRSYGAAKRQLMPNVEHRSHKGLNNRAENSHLPFRKRERTRQGFRSVGSLQHFVSIFSAVRNLFVPSQTNRSAAQIRTHRRQAMAAWEAVSARPA, encoded by the coding sequence ATGACCGTGAGTGCACCGACCTACAAGAACCACCGCTATCCGATCGAAATCGTGGCCCGTGCTGTCTGGCTCTACTTCCGCTTCAATCTGAGCCTGCGCGATGTCGAGGAAATGCTGCTCGATCGCGGGATCGTCGTTTCCTACGAGACCATCCGCCGATGGTGCCGAAAGCACGGCCCTGATTATGCGCGCCGCATACGCCGCAAGGCACCAACGAAAGACGATGTCTGGCATCTGGATGAAGTCGTGGTGCGCATCAACGGTCAGAAGTGCTGGTTGTGGAGAGCGGTTGATCAGGACGGATATGTGCTCGACGAGATTGTCCAGACGCGTCGCAACACCAAGGCCGCCAGGCGCCTGCTGACGCGACTTCTGAAGAAGCAGGGTCTGCCGCCAAAGCGTATGATCACCGACAAACTGCGCTCCTACGGGGCGGCCAAACGCCAGCTCATGCCGAACGTGGAACACCGCTCGCATAAAGGCTTGAACAACCGGGCGGAGAATTCTCACCTGCCGTTCCGAAAACGGGAACGAACGCGACAGGGTTTCCGGTCGGTCGGCTCATTGCAGCATTTCGTGTCGATCTTCTCCGCCGTCCGAAATCTCTTCGTCCCATCCCAGACCAACCGCTCCGCAGCACAAATTCGAACCCATCGACGCCAGGCAATGGCCGCGTGGGAAGCCGTGAGTGCACGGCCTGCCTGA
- a CDS encoding phasin family protein → MLLSNSRRVPKTPGKCSESIFENTKAVGNELSLKTIAALRANAEADLSHLQALVGAKLPSAVIALQSNLLRKGLEMCVEQTKEFQALSTKGVANVTKPIKDALEKALTDAKAA, encoded by the coding sequence GTGCTCTTGTCGAATTCGCGTCGGGTGCCGAAGACGCCCGGAAAATGCTCAGAATCCATCTTCGAAAACACAAAAGCGGTCGGCAACGAACTGTCGCTGAAGACGATCGCTGCATTGCGGGCGAACGCCGAGGCAGACCTCTCGCATCTACAGGCGTTGGTTGGCGCCAAGTTGCCGTCGGCAGTTATCGCGCTGCAGTCGAACTTGTTGCGCAAAGGGCTCGAAATGTGTGTGGAGCAGACCAAGGAATTCCAGGCACTCAGCACCAAGGGGGTGGCCAACGTCACCAAGCCGATCAAGGACGCCTTGGAGAAGGCGCTGACAGACGCCAAGGCGGCCTGA